In Pantoea agglomerans, the genomic stretch AAACCCTTGAAGCGCATACCGCAGTGAGCGAAGAGACCGCGCGCGAGATGGCAACTGGCGCCCGCGAGCGCTCCGGCGAGCCGGTCAGCCTGGCGATTACCGGCTATGCCGGCCCAGACGGCGGCGAAGACGGCACGCCCGCGGGCACCATCTGGTTTGGCTGGGGCTTGCCCGACGGCAGCGTTGTGGCGGAGACGCGACGCTTCGAGGGCGAGCCGAAATCGGTCATGGAGCAGGGCGCGCAGTTTGCGCTGGAGCGTCTTGCGGTGCTGCTGCGCGACGTCGCCCTGCATCAAAATCCTTAGCGGCAGTCGACGATCAGGCGGCCGCGCACCTTGCCGTCCAGCAGATCCTGCGCGCCCTGTTTCGCTTCGCTGAGCGGGATCAGCGTCGTAAGCTGCGTCAGAATATCGCCGTTCAGCAGTTCGCCGAGGCGCTGCCACGCCTGCTGGCGCAGCGGTTTCGGGCACATCACGCTGTCGACGCCGGCCAGGGTCACGCCGCGCAGGATAAAGGGCGCCACGCTGGCGGGCAGATCCAGCCCCTGCGCCATGCCGCAGGCGGCGACCACGCCGTCGCGCTGGGTTGCGGCCAGCACGTTGCTCAGCGTGTGGCTGCCGACGCTGTCGATCGCTGCCGCCCAGCGCTCTTTCGCCAGCGGCTTGCCGGGCTGCGACAGCTCGCTGCGGTCGATAACCGAACGCGCGCCGAGGGTGTCGATCAAATAGCCTTCGTCGCTGGCGCGTCCGCTGGCGGCGATCACCTCATAGCCCAGGCGGGCCAGCAGGCTGACGCTGAAGCTGCCGACGCCACCGCTGGCGCCGGTGACCAGCACCGGACCGCGATCCGGCGTTACGCCCTGTTTCTCCAGCGCCATCACGCACAGCATTGCGGTAAAGCCCGCGGTGCCGATCGCCATGGTCTG encodes the following:
- a CDS encoding CinA family protein; this translates as MNDALDQAAEQLGERLLSSEWRLATAESCTAGLISMTLAKVENSGNFYTSGFVTYSDTAKSQLLGVRPETLEAHTAVSEETAREMATGARERSGEPVSLAITGYAGPDGGEDGTPAGTIWFGWGLPDGSVVAETRRFEGEPKSVMEQGAQFALERLAVLLRDVALHQNP
- a CDS encoding MDR family oxidoreductase, with the protein product MFTALVIENDEQGYRSNLKTLNESQLPDHDVTVDVAYSTLNYKDALAICNKGPIVRQFPMVPGIDFVGRVTASRHPEWQLDDVALLTGWGVGEKQWGGLAQKASVPGDWLVEVPAALSPLQTMAIGTAGFTAMLCVMALEKQGVTPDRGPVLVTGASGGVGSFSVSLLARLGYEVIAASGRASDEGYLIDTLGARSVIDRSELSQPGKPLAKERWAAAIDSVGSHTLSNVLAATQRDGVVAACGMAQGLDLPASVAPFILRGVTLAGVDSVMCPKPLRQQAWQRLGELLNGDILTQLTTLIPLSEAKQGAQDLLDGKVRGRLIVDCR